From Desulfuromonas soudanensis, the proteins below share one genomic window:
- a CDS encoding helix-turn-helix transcriptional regulator, with amino-acid sequence MVQSSPGVDAAPTSGPLEPIRILVCLYNRCLSQALCTFLRLEEPGFDVRHSEEAEPGFTPTHFLTDLPSLEQCGTDAPPEAKVIVFDEGLDQLQIEKVLSYPNFAGLIRSTCNNRQLVKAIRCVQKGEVWIDGATVKSLLQRRNNRRPEGETIRLTLREQQIAEMILQGMKNKEIASRIFLSESTVKVYISRIYKKHQVPTRAHLIHILTQPQHKT; translated from the coding sequence ATGGTCCAATCTTCACCCGGAGTTGACGCGGCCCCGACCTCCGGTCCTTTGGAGCCGATCCGAATCCTGGTCTGTCTCTACAACCGTTGCCTGTCCCAGGCGCTGTGTACCTTTCTGCGCCTGGAAGAACCGGGCTTCGATGTCCGTCACAGCGAAGAAGCCGAACCCGGCTTCACCCCCACCCATTTCTTGACCGACCTCCCCTCCCTCGAACAGTGCGGGACCGACGCCCCTCCCGAGGCCAAGGTCATCGTTTTCGATGAAGGACTCGATCAACTGCAAATCGAAAAAGTACTAAGCTATCCCAATTTCGCCGGTTTGATCAGGAGCACTTGCAATAACCGTCAGTTGGTCAAGGCGATCCGCTGCGTCCAGAAGGGTGAAGTCTGGATTGACGGCGCAACGGTCAAATCCCTCCTCCAGCGGCGGAACAACCGCCGCCCGGAAGGGGAAACGATCCGACTGACCCTCCGGGAACAACAGATTGCCGAGATGATTCTCCAGGGGATGAAAAACAAGGAAATCGCCTCCCGAATCTTCCTCAGCGAATCGACGGTCAAGGTATATATCAGCCGAATATACAAAAAACATCAGGTGCCAACCCGCGCTCACCTCATTCACATCCTGACCCAGCCCCAGCACAAAACCTGA
- the trpS gene encoding tryptophan--tRNA ligase, whose product MRVLSGIQPSGSLHLGNYFGMMKKMIEYQEQEELFCFIANYHAMTSVADGKVLAKGTLEAAANFLALGMDPQKSTFWVQSDLPEVQELSWFLSNFTPMGLLERCHSYKDKVARGIHANHGLFAYPVLMSADILLFQSEKVPVGKDQKQHVEVTRDIALKVNNTYGELFTIPEPEVDDNVATVPGLDGQKMSKSYGNTIDLFLEEKALRKQVMRIVTDPTPVEAPKDPDACNVFQIYRLFLDKAAEEALRRRYLAGGLGYGEVKGELFETVRDFFAPYAERRAELLADPEGLRAVLATGADKARQVALKTLGRVRKKAGLIY is encoded by the coding sequence ATGCGCGTTCTTTCCGGCATTCAGCCCTCCGGCTCCCTGCACCTGGGGAACTACTTCGGCATGATGAAAAAAATGATCGAGTACCAGGAGCAGGAAGAACTCTTCTGCTTCATTGCCAACTATCACGCCATGACTTCGGTTGCCGACGGCAAGGTCCTGGCCAAAGGAACCCTCGAGGCGGCCGCCAACTTCCTCGCCCTGGGGATGGATCCGCAAAAGAGCACCTTCTGGGTCCAGTCCGACCTCCCCGAAGTGCAGGAGCTCTCCTGGTTCCTCTCCAATTTCACCCCCATGGGGCTCCTCGAGCGCTGCCACAGCTACAAGGACAAGGTCGCCCGGGGGATTCACGCCAATCACGGCCTCTTCGCCTACCCGGTGCTGATGAGCGCCGACATCCTCCTCTTCCAGAGCGAGAAGGTCCCCGTCGGCAAGGATCAGAAGCAGCACGTCGAGGTCACCCGCGACATCGCCCTCAAGGTCAACAACACCTACGGCGAACTCTTCACCATTCCCGAACCGGAGGTCGATGACAATGTCGCCACCGTCCCGGGGCTCGACGGCCAGAAGATGAGCAAGAGCTACGGCAACACCATCGATCTCTTTCTCGAGGAGAAGGCGCTGCGCAAGCAGGTGATGCGCATCGTCACCGATCCGACGCCGGTGGAAGCCCCCAAGGATCCCGATGCCTGCAACGTCTTCCAGATTTATCGCCTCTTCCTCGACAAGGCCGCCGAGGAGGCGCTGCGCCGGCGCTACCTCGCCGGCGGGCTCGGCTACGGCGAGGTCAAGGGCGAGCTCTTCGAGACGGTCCGCGACTTTTTTGCTCCTTACGCCGAGCGCCGCGCCGAATTGCTCGCCGACCCCGAGGGGCTGCGCGCCGTCCTCGCAACCGGCGCCGACAAGGCCCGGCAGGTGGCCCTCAAGACGCTGGGCAGGGTACGGAAAAAGGCCGGGCTGATCTACTGA
- a CDS encoding BON domain-containing protein, with protein MNFNRLFRLVLCLGIGAIFLGCAGTPIGEWTGPCVDDPVITARIKAAIIREETLERLQIKVETFQGVVLLSGFVDSLKSVDRAEEVAASVAGVVSVKNDLVVKEKNFKSQI; from the coding sequence GTGAATTTCAATCGTCTTTTCCGGCTTGTCCTTTGCCTCGGGATAGGGGCGATTTTCCTCGGATGCGCCGGTACGCCGATAGGAGAATGGACCGGTCCCTGCGTCGACGACCCGGTCATCACCGCCAGGATTAAAGCCGCCATCATCAGGGAAGAAACCCTGGAGAGGTTGCAGATCAAAGTGGAAACGTTCCAGGGGGTTGTTTTGTTGAGTGGTTTTGTCGACTCTTTGAAAAGTGTCGACAGGGCCGAGGAGGTCGCCGCAAGCGTTGCGGGGGTGGTCTCGGTGAAAAACGACCTGGTCGTAAAAGAGAAGAATTTTAAAT
- a CDS encoding DUF3185 family protein — protein MAKGNSQLIAIVLLVVGIALLIWGSNLYGAFGNTFTRAIDGSTDTKTIVVLASGAVCTLLGLVKLGGR, from the coding sequence ATGGCCAAAGGAAATTCCCAACTGATTGCAATCGTTCTGCTGGTGGTGGGCATCGCCCTCCTCATCTGGGGGAGCAATCTTTACGGCGCCTTCGGCAACACCTTCACCCGGGCCATCGACGGCTCCACGGACACGAAAACGATCGTGGTCCTGGCCTCCGGCGCCGTCTGCACCCTTCTCGGGCTGGTCAAACTGGGAGGGAGATAG